The window CGAAGGCCATGGGCGAGTGGCGTCCTTCCGGGACCAGCTCCTGGCCCTCCTCCGTCACCAAGACCTCCGCATCCGCTTCGACTCGGACGTGGCCATACCCTGGCAGATGCTCGCCCTGCCCAGCGGTCCCGAGACAGCGGATCCGCCCCGTGAAGGCGACGCGTTCCACAGGTTCTTGGGACACCGCCATCAGATCGAGACGACATCACCCGACACCTACGACATGGCCTACTGGTACGAGGGAATTCGTTCCGAGCATGTGAGCAGCATCAATGCGAACGAGAGCCTGATGGAAAAGGTCCCCAAAGCCAAGGACCTCGCGGACCTCCTCGCGCGGCGGACCCGGGTCACGGAGCGCTTCACGCGCGCACAGTTGTTGAAGGACTTGAGGAAGCCGGTCCTCGACGAGGACATCATGTACTTCTTCTGCCACGGCGGTTACGAATTCCAGGGCGGTCACTCCTGGCACAGCCTGCGACTGAGTGACCCCGCACCCCTCGATCCCGACCATATCGACGGCTACCGATCGCAATTCACCGAGAGCGCACAGGACTCCCCGGTGATCTTCCACCCTCTCGTGCTGCTCAACGTCTGCTCGTCCGGTGCGCCGGGAAATGACGGCAGCCTGCGCTTCGCTTCCGTCTTCGTCAAACACGGAGCGGTAGGAGTCCTGGCCCCGCACATCAGCATGCCTCAGAATTTCGGCGCCGAATTCGCCCTGAAGTTCCTCGAACACTACGTCGTGGAACGGCGACGGGCCGGTGAAGCGGCGCAGAACTGCGTCCACTGGTTCGCCAAGACCTACCGCAACCCGCTCGCCCTGGCGTACAGCCTGTGCTGCGGACTCGACACCCGGCTGCCCGCGACCACGGAAGAGGCCAGCACCGCATGAGAAGACGTTTCGCTCGGCTCGGGCATCCCGCCACGGAGGCGGCCTTCGTCACCGTCGACCTCGACAAGGACGGATGGCTGCTTTCCCCCGAGGGCGACCCCGTACGGGCCGACGGGCTCCACGATCATTTCGCCGACCGGCTCAAGCCGCCCGATTGGGCCACCGACATCATCGTCTACGCCCACGGCTGGCAGACCAGTCCGGCCAACTCGCTGCGGAACGCTCAGCGACTGCTGCACCTGATGCACCAGCAGCGTGCCGTGCGGAGAAGGCTCTATCCCCGACTCGGTGACGACTACGCGCCGTGGACCGTCGTAGTGCGCTGGCCCTCTTCCTCGCCACTGTCGCGCAGCGGCTACAACAGGATCCGCGACCGGGCCCACGCGATGAGCGTCGGCGGCGGATACGCCTCCCATGTGCTGGGGCACCTCCTGGGCTATCTCGACGGCCGCCGCGGCGATCCGCGGTCCGCCACCCTGCGGACCGCGGACGGTCAGTACCTGCATCTGGTCGGCCACTCCTTCGGCGGCCGCTTTCTGTGTGAGGCGGTCACCTGGGCGGCGGGAAACGCGGACGGCGGAAAGCTGGGATGGAGCGTCCCCACGCACCCCGCGCGTCCGTTCACCGTCGACTCCCTGACCGTCTTCCAGATGGCGGCGCCCGTATCGGCCTTCGACGCGTTGTTCGAGCAGTTGCGACCCGGCCCGCTCGGCCATGTCTCGCCCGTCGGCGGTCCCTTGGTCTTCACGCACTCACGCCATGACAGGGCCACCGGGTACTGGCACCTGCGCAAAGAGGGCGCACCCGGCATCGGGCACTCGGGGATGCGGCTGACCGGCGAAACTCCCGGGATCGCTTCGAGCGATGTGTGGCGGACGCGGCTGCTGCCGGCCGACACGCCCTACCCTCGCCTCTCCCTGGACCACGTCTTCGTCAACGTCGACGCCGGCTGGCTCTTCCGGAGCAGCCGTCTCAACCCCGTGGGCGCGCACTCCAACTATTTCCACCCGGAGTCCGCTCATCTGCTGCTCAGTCTGGCCGACCTGTCCCGCCCGGAACCGGCTGCCGAGCCCCTCGCGCCGCGGAGCGCCAAGTCGTAGGCGCTCAGCAGGGAGTGGTCGCATGGCCAGAGCGTGGGGGTGGGGCGGGGGCGACGGAATCGCCCAGGGCCTGGGTCCGCTGCCGTCGGGCGTGTCTCACGCGGGCGTCGGCGGCACCCGGACGTCCGCCGGTAGCTCCGCGTCCTTCGCCTTGTCCCCGGCCGGCAGCTGGTCGGCGTACCCGGCCTCGGTCCACACCAGTTTCTTGAACTGCTCCGGGGTGAGGACCCCCTGCCACGGCGTGCCGCCCGGGCAGAACACCGAGGAGCAGTCGGAGCAGTGGTACGCCGGCCGCCACAGGCGCTCCGCACGGGGGTTTCCGGCCTCGGCGGCGTCCTTCTCGCGCCTGTCGTCGCGCACGACCACGAAGGTCCCGAAGAAGCAGACCAGGGCGAGCAGCGCACCGCCGATCGTGTACAGCGGCTTGTCCTGCTGGAGGCCCATGAAGACGAGGGCGATGCCGATACCGGTCAGCACCATGCCCTCCGCGAAGTGCATGCATCCGTCGCCGGTCTTGTCCGGTCCGGGCGCCAGCCGTCCGTGCAGGTCGTCACGCAACGCGCCCTTGCCGCCGCGCGCCTGCTCGACCGTCCGCACCTCGGCACCGCCGCACCCCGGACACACCACCCTGACTGGCCCTCCGGCCGCCTCGATCTCCATGCTGATCAGCTTATCGACGCCCGGACTTGGGGACGGCGGGCCCCCGACCCCTCAACGCGTGAGGCGGGTCAGAGTGACCCCGTTCGGGAAGGCGGTGCGCTCGGCGGTGTCGAAGACGGTGGGGTCGAAGGGGCCGTCGAACACCGGGATTCCGGCACCGGCGACGACCGGATAGGTCTTGATGAGCAGCTCGTCGATCTCGGGCAACAGGGCGCCCGCGAGCCGGCCGCCCCCGCAGAGCCAGATGTCCAGTCCGGTGCCCGCTTCGCCCTTGAGGTCCCGGACGAGGGCGAGTGGGTCGCCCGGCACGACGGTGACGGCCGGGTCGGTGTGCGGCCCGAGGGTGCTGGACACCACGTACTGGCGCAGATGCGCGTACGGGCTGGTGATCCCGTTGTCGAGGGAGACCCGGTAGGTGCCGAGGCCCATGACGACGGTGTCGAAACGCCGGTGGGGCGCGTCGGCGACGCCGGCGGCGGCTCGAAAGGCGGTCGGGACGGTCTCCGGGTACAGCGCGTTGACCCAGGTCGAGTAGGCGGTTGCCTGCCGCTCGTCCCCCTGCGGGAAGAAGTCGAACTCGCCGCCGGGGCCGGCGATACGGCCGTCGAGCGAGACGGCGATGTAATACACGAGCTTGCGCATAAAGCCCCCGCCATGCGTAGTACTCTGATTGAAGTGGTGTGAACGTAGTACTACATATGGAGTGGTGTCAATGGTGAGACGGAACGACCAACGGCGCGCGGCCCTCGTCGACGCGGCGATCGAGGTGCTGGCACGGGAAGGCGCACGCGGTATGACCTTCCGGGCCGTGGACGCCGAGGCCGCCGTTCCCGTCGGCACGGCGTCCAACTACTTCGCCAGCCGCGACGACCTGTTCACTCAGGCCGGCGCCCGCGTGTACGAGCGGCTCCAGCCCGACGAGGCCACGATCGCCCGCCAGCGGGCGGCCGGCCGCGACCGGGAGACTTATGCCCAGCTGATGCGCGAACTCGTCGGCCGCATCGCCTCGTTCCGCACCGGCTACCTCGCCCTGCTG of the Streptomyces koelreuteriae genome contains:
- a CDS encoding dihydrofolate reductase family protein, producing MRKLVYYIAVSLDGRIAGPGGEFDFFPQGDERQATAYSTWVNALYPETVPTAFRAAAGVADAPHRRFDTVVMGLGTYRVSLDNGITSPYAHLRQYVVSSTLGPHTDPAVTVVPGDPLALVRDLKGEAGTGLDIWLCGGGRLAGALLPEIDELLIKTYPVVAGAGIPVFDGPFDPTVFDTAERTAFPNGVTLTRLTR
- a CDS encoding TetR/AcrR family transcriptional regulator: MVRRNDQRRAALVDAAIEVLAREGARGMTFRAVDAEAAVPVGTASNYFASRDDLFTQAGARVYERLQPDEATIARQRAAGRDRETYAQLMRELVGRIASFRTGYLALLELRLEATRRPELRKVLTERVRADVDANIAYHEASGLPGDAVAVKLLMLTLNWLIVEQLTLPDVFTEAEREQLVAAAVERIVAAE